One Desulfobulbus oligotrophicus DNA segment encodes these proteins:
- a CDS encoding DUF4815 domain-containing protein, with protein MSISRETFDPTKNYKRIRYHQDRDLLDSELNEQQDIINLERRKIADILFKEGSIIMGLEVSAADNVLTLAPGVVYIDGHLEQVSGATLTYDPATTSGADYVYVELLKYSYGYTQDPALINPATGEPTAEREKWVLSLKATDTSGQTLPNNVTERRVIPIYKFDRESGDVTPTVQEKSNLYLRDLLGTLPGSRITVSSITEDQLSFAAAEGLNSLIQNLAERTFDQAGSYLVRGFDTFIGGVDDDSVEAITNAGRAYIQGFRHQRDLPTSTLVPKSIATKSVRGEQKTFDINKRRYPVNSTPLKETTQVEAIVEITRNVTRGSVGGGEDLLDPNPVVDILEVSQGATIFQEGVDWQQSGNHVDWLGSGNEPAIGTTYTVRWTYTKQMVKGTDYVDSGWFGQPNHPAAGNYFYLVTAYNATGETAFNAAAVIARATAAGEMNKLSWLPVSGATGYRVYRAATNGARTDYKRLMELGSEALSYVDDGVEEIGTASPPATNTAGLTMSPVQLELGNLNVINFGHGSLGDQPVNGSNCSLDYDYYLGRRDIVYATTTEIKRLEGAPADFPKLPIVPENALGLCSIDCPPNSTDMEIRNFGLTRITMDQIHDIIQDVEDLKYNDAQYQMNNELQNRDAQTKKGIYSDDFSNTAQSDIYHAEWDARVNEIARFVAPDRIPHSTVLSVDQAGSNASFFGSLALLPGNETVLVEQNDWSEERNINPYAVFDKPPAMLQITPNLGRRGQTGIAVTGINFTPSKSGIVLRCDGQVMASNLISDEAGRVSASFTIPTNARNGNRIVEMADGVYSARASLQINDPLVITRIERIIENRIIRVPVVQVVWRTQTIFVPRDPLAQTFSFTQNQVISSIGLQFTARDPSIPVTVQIRGVTTGLPNGVVFAEKVLAPNEISLSGETRIRFDDPFYAEANTSYAVVLLTNSTNYKVRTATLGKMGRWGIITRQTYMEGVLLESSNAETWTPLNGSDLAMKIYGYNFQSEGMIRFQPITGVQFSDINLDEYSAIPQGTGLDWEYSTDGGVTWDAMVPAEEERLPNLATRVQIRVRLSSSLANDTPAINFRDVNLVGYLNKTTGAYLTRENELTQGVESTKAYVQMQIPSGTTLQWFASNDGGLTWETMTIQDTRPIDENWTEYTLVRTFTDNTGNKVRYKAEMTGTPLIYPRIHSLGATLS; from the coding sequence ATGAGCATCTCACGCGAGACATTCGACCCGACCAAGAATTACAAGCGCATCCGTTACCATCAGGATCGCGACCTGCTGGATTCCGAACTCAACGAGCAGCAGGACATCATCAACCTGGAGCGGCGCAAGATCGCCGACATCCTGTTCAAGGAAGGCTCCATCATCATGGGCCTCGAGGTCAGCGCGGCCGACAACGTCCTGACCCTGGCCCCGGGCGTGGTCTACATCGATGGCCATCTGGAACAGGTGAGCGGCGCGACCCTGACCTATGATCCGGCTACCACCAGCGGGGCCGATTACGTCTATGTGGAGCTGCTGAAATACAGCTACGGCTACACGCAGGACCCGGCCCTGATCAATCCGGCCACCGGCGAGCCCACCGCCGAACGGGAAAAATGGGTTCTTTCTCTCAAGGCGACGGATACCAGCGGCCAGACGCTGCCCAACAACGTCACCGAGCGCCGGGTGATCCCGATCTACAAGTTCGACCGCGAGAGCGGCGATGTCACGCCCACGGTGCAGGAGAAGTCCAACCTCTACCTGCGGGATCTGCTGGGTACGCTGCCAGGCAGCCGGATCACCGTCTCCTCGATCACCGAGGACCAGCTCTCCTTCGCCGCCGCCGAGGGGCTCAATTCCCTGATTCAGAACCTGGCCGAGCGCACCTTCGACCAGGCCGGAAGCTATCTGGTGCGGGGCTTCGACACCTTCATCGGCGGCGTCGACGACGACAGCGTGGAGGCGATCACCAACGCCGGACGCGCCTACATCCAGGGCTTCCGGCATCAGCGCGATCTGCCCACCTCGACCCTGGTGCCCAAATCCATCGCCACCAAGTCGGTGCGCGGCGAGCAGAAGACCTTCGATATCAACAAGCGCCGCTATCCGGTCAACTCCACGCCGCTCAAGGAGACGACCCAGGTGGAGGCCATCGTCGAGATCACCCGCAACGTCACTCGCGGCTCGGTGGGCGGCGGCGAAGACCTGCTCGACCCCAATCCCGTGGTGGACATCCTCGAGGTCAGCCAGGGGGCGACCATCTTCCAGGAGGGCGTGGACTGGCAGCAGTCGGGCAACCATGTCGACTGGCTCGGCTCCGGCAACGAACCGGCCATCGGCACCACCTACACGGTGCGCTGGACCTACACCAAGCAGATGGTCAAGGGCACCGACTACGTGGACAGCGGCTGGTTCGGACAGCCCAACCATCCGGCGGCCGGAAACTACTTCTATCTGGTGACCGCCTACAACGCCACCGGCGAGACGGCCTTCAACGCCGCTGCGGTCATTGCCCGGGCCACCGCCGCCGGTGAGATGAACAAGCTTTCCTGGCTGCCGGTCAGCGGCGCGACCGGCTATCGCGTCTACCGGGCCGCCACCAACGGCGCACGCACCGACTACAAGCGCCTGATGGAGCTGGGCAGCGAGGCGCTTTCCTACGTCGACGACGGCGTCGAGGAGATCGGCACCGCTTCGCCTCCGGCCACCAACACCGCCGGACTCACCATGTCACCGGTGCAGCTCGAGCTGGGCAACCTCAACGTGATCAACTTCGGGCACGGCAGTCTCGGAGACCAGCCGGTGAACGGCTCCAACTGCAGCCTGGACTACGACTATTACCTCGGCCGCCGCGACATCGTTTACGCCACAACCACCGAGATCAAGCGGCTGGAAGGGGCTCCGGCGGATTTCCCGAAGCTGCCCATCGTGCCGGAAAACGCCCTGGGGCTGTGCAGCATCGACTGCCCGCCCAACTCCACCGACATGGAGATCCGCAACTTCGGCCTGACCCGCATCACCATGGACCAGATCCACGACATCATCCAGGACGTCGAGGACCTGAAGTACAACGACGCCCAGTACCAGATGAACAACGAGCTGCAGAACCGGGACGCCCAGACCAAGAAAGGCATCTACTCGGACGACTTCTCGAACACCGCCCAGTCGGACATCTACCACGCCGAATGGGACGCCCGAGTGAACGAGATCGCCCGTTTCGTCGCGCCGGACCGCATTCCGCACTCCACGGTGCTTTCGGTCGATCAGGCGGGCAGCAACGCGAGCTTCTTCGGCAGCCTGGCGCTGTTGCCGGGCAACGAGACCGTGCTGGTGGAACAGAACGACTGGTCCGAGGAGCGCAACATCAACCCCTACGCGGTGTTTGACAAGCCCCCGGCCATGCTGCAGATCACGCCCAACCTCGGGCGGCGCGGCCAGACCGGGATCGCAGTCACAGGCATCAACTTCACCCCAAGCAAATCCGGCATCGTGCTGCGCTGCGACGGCCAGGTGATGGCCAGCAACCTGATCAGCGACGAGGCCGGTCGGGTCAGCGCCTCCTTCACCATCCCGACCAACGCCCGCAACGGCAACCGCATCGTGGAGATGGCCGACGGCGTCTACTCGGCGCGGGCCAGCCTGCAGATCAACGATCCGCTGGTCATCACCCGCATCGAGCGCATCATCGAGAACCGCATCATCCGCGTGCCCGTGGTGCAGGTGGTCTGGCGCACCCAGACCATCTTCGTGCCCCGCGATCCGTTGGCCCAGACCTTCAGCTTCACCCAAAACCAGGTGATCTCCAGCATCGGTCTGCAGTTCACCGCCAGGGACCCGAGCATTCCGGTCACGGTGCAGATTCGCGGCGTCACCACCGGTCTGCCCAACGGCGTGGTGTTCGCCGAGAAGGTGCTGGCCCCGAACGAGATCAGCCTGAGCGGCGAGACCCGCATTCGCTTCGACGACCCGTTCTACGCCGAGGCCAATACCAGCTATGCCGTGGTGCTGCTGACCAACAGCACCAATTACAAGGTCCGCACCGCCACCCTCGGCAAGATGGGCCGCTGGGGCATCATCACCCGGCAGACCTACATGGAAGGCGTGCTGCTGGAGAGCTCCAACGCCGAAACCTGGACTCCGCTCAACGGCTCCGACCTGGCGATGAAGATCTACGGCTACAACTTTCAATCCGAGGGGATGATCCGCTTCCAGCCGATCACCGGCGTGCAGTTCTCCGACATCAACCTCGACGAATACTCGGCCATCCCCCAGGGCACCGGTCTCGACTGGGAATACTCCACCGACGGCGGCGTGACCTGGGACGCCATGGTTCCTGCCGAGGAGGAACGGCTGCCCAACCTCGCCACCCGGGTCCAGATCCGCGTGCGTCTGAGCAGTTCGCTTGCCAACGACACCCCGGCCATCAACTTCCGCGACGTCAACCTGGTGGGCTACCTCAACAAGACCACCGGGGCCTACCTGACCCGCGAGAATGAGCTGACCCAGGGAGTGGAATCGACCAAGGCCTATGTGCAGATGCAAATCCCCAGCGGCACCACCCTGCAATGGTTCGCCAGCAACGACGGCGGCCTGACCTGGGAGACGATGACCATCCAGGACACCCGGCCCATCGACGAGAACTGGACCGAGTACACCCTGGTGCGCACCTTCACCGACAACACCGGCAACAAGGTCCGCTACAAGGCTGAGATGACCGGCACGCCGCTGATCTACCCGCGCATCCATTCGCTGGGCGCGACCCTGAGCTAA
- a CDS encoding VrlD — MIVRRKGGLTEFIPSPQEKRDGLIRDHALGLLENLHQRLARLERASKLPADEAEAFTALLSRMRADESRNLELHASLITSDTASG, encoded by the coding sequence ATGATCGTTCGACGCAAAGGCGGCCTGACCGAGTTCATTCCCTCGCCGCAGGAGAAGCGCGACGGCCTGATCCGCGACCACGCCCTGGGCCTGCTGGAGAACCTGCACCAGCGCCTGGCGCGGCTGGAACGGGCGTCAAAGCTCCCGGCCGACGAAGCGGAGGCCTTCACGGCGCTGCTGTCGCGGATGAGGGCCGACGAGTCGCGCAACCTCGAGCTGCACGCCAGCCTGATCACCTCTGATACCGCCTCCGGCTGA
- a CDS encoding amidoligase family protein: protein MNLKEIHYGIEIETVKRTREQIAWAIHSVVGGTVRHVGIPSSYDPWEVEDLRGRVWKVVGDASLTSVPAHLRAEVVSPVLGYDDIPQLQEVVRAIRRAGGKINSQCGIHIHIDAAPFDGRHLGNLAKIIYKQEPLILHALGISRDRLNRYTRPVSDELIQRIEQHRPRTKDQLNRIWYGYHNRQPQHYDNSRYHGVNLHNVWYRGTVEFRWFEATLHAGRIKAYLQFCLAVAAKALNGRAASSRKRDFDPQSAKYDFRVFLLHLGLIGDEFKTARKHLMANMPGDAAFKNGRPKPEDVLPDETTTTLTNEAGQVPGLTV from the coding sequence ATGAACCTGAAAGAGATCCACTACGGGATCGAGATCGAGACCGTAAAACGCACCCGGGAGCAGATCGCCTGGGCCATCCACTCGGTGGTGGGCGGCACGGTCCGCCATGTCGGCATCCCCAGCAGCTATGACCCCTGGGAGGTCGAGGACCTGCGCGGCCGCGTCTGGAAGGTGGTGGGGGACGCATCCCTGACCAGCGTCCCGGCCCATCTGCGGGCCGAGGTGGTCAGCCCGGTGCTCGGCTACGACGACATCCCGCAACTGCAGGAGGTGGTCCGGGCCATCCGCCGCGCCGGAGGCAAGATCAACAGCCAGTGCGGCATCCACATCCATATCGACGCCGCGCCCTTCGACGGCAGGCACCTGGGTAACCTGGCCAAGATCATCTACAAGCAGGAGCCGCTGATCCTCCACGCCCTCGGCATCAGCCGCGACCGCCTCAACCGCTACACACGGCCGGTCAGCGACGAGCTGATCCAACGCATCGAACAGCATCGCCCCCGCACCAAGGACCAGCTCAACCGCATCTGGTACGGCTACCACAACCGCCAGCCCCAGCACTACGACAACAGCCGATACCACGGGGTCAACCTGCACAACGTCTGGTACCGGGGCACGGTGGAATTCCGCTGGTTCGAGGCGACCCTCCACGCGGGGCGGATCAAGGCCTACCTGCAGTTCTGCCTCGCCGTCGCCGCCAAGGCGCTCAATGGCCGGGCCGCCTCCAGCCGCAAGCGGGATTTTGATCCCCAGAGCGCCAAGTACGACTTCCGGGTCTTCCTGCTCCACCTCGGCCTGATCGGCGACGAGTTCAAGACCGCCCGCAAGCATTTGATGGCCAACATGCCCGGCGACGCCGCCTTCAAAAACGGACGGCCCAAACCGGAGGACGTCCTTCCGGACGAAACAACCACTACTCTCACCAACGAGGCCGGGCAAGTTCCCGGCCTCACTGTTTAA
- a CDS encoding DUF5049 domain-containing protein, with the protein MKILIRSTTLDGEPIPGSGETLQAADCLEVIELMRGQTPFTASRAPREYMTEVLSGIEGGPPQPLPEEVAAAAAEFLTRLARHGLIEFLPDDKASDPWPERFLEALETVRLSGRTNMLDHPEVTRLTADMGYPEVAEWLADHRREYAAFVIEGTRPLGKNFGGKEDPAPCADK; encoded by the coding sequence ATGAAGATTCTGATCCGCTCCACCACGCTGGACGGCGAACCGATCCCCGGCAGCGGGGAAACCCTGCAAGCCGCCGACTGCCTCGAAGTTATCGAGCTGATGCGCGGCCAGACGCCGTTTACCGCCAGCCGAGCGCCCCGGGAATACATGACCGAAGTGCTTTCCGGCATCGAAGGCGGGCCGCCCCAGCCATTGCCGGAGGAAGTAGCCGCTGCGGCCGCCGAGTTTCTCACCCGTCTGGCGCGGCACGGCCTGATCGAGTTCCTGCCCGACGACAAGGCCAGCGATCCCTGGCCGGAACGCTTCCTCGAAGCCCTGGAGACGGTGCGGCTCTCCGGGCGCACCAACATGCTCGACCACCCGGAGGTGACCCGGCTGACCGCCGATATGGGCTACCCGGAGGTGGCCGAGTGGCTGGCGGACCACCGGCGCGAATACGCGGCCTTCGTCATCGAAGGGACGAGACCGCTCGGTAAGAACTTCGGCGGCAAGGAGGACCCGGCTCCATGTGCGGACAAGTAG
- a CDS encoding glucosamine 6-phosphate synthetase, translated as MCGQVGIIFGRKRRRPDERDYLREVFIRMLLHSEERGPHASGLAWLKTDGSHRIFKRPMRAHELVYEKPFQELLGQVDNETTILMGHTRWRTRGNEFNNRNNHPIRAGIVIGTHNGTIYNADYLFRRLGLPRYAEVDSELIFRLADRFAPEGPIDQEGLKKALALCRGQMSAVLASRLDPGTITVLKGNKPLCLRIHRQHRVVLYASDDAFIDFAVVNEKGWRELEVPPMTMLTIRHEDVRAIENSEFRFIPQERKGTLPEGVNA; from the coding sequence ATGTGCGGACAAGTAGGCATCATCTTCGGCCGCAAGCGCAGGCGGCCCGACGAGCGGGATTACCTGCGCGAGGTCTTCATCCGCATGCTGCTGCACAGCGAGGAGCGCGGCCCGCACGCCTCCGGTCTGGCCTGGCTCAAGACCGACGGCAGCCACCGCATCTTCAAGCGGCCGATGCGGGCGCACGAACTGGTCTACGAGAAGCCGTTCCAGGAGCTGCTCGGGCAGGTCGACAACGAGACCACCATCCTCATGGGCCACACCCGCTGGCGCACCCGGGGCAACGAGTTCAACAACCGCAACAACCATCCCATCCGGGCCGGGATCGTCATCGGCACCCACAACGGCACCATCTACAACGCCGATTACCTGTTCCGCCGTCTCGGGCTGCCGCGCTACGCCGAAGTGGACAGCGAGCTGATCTTCCGCTTGGCCGACCGCTTCGCGCCTGAAGGCCCCATCGACCAGGAGGGCCTGAAGAAGGCGCTTGCCCTCTGTCGCGGCCAAATGAGCGCCGTGCTGGCCTCGCGGCTCGACCCCGGCACCATCACCGTGCTCAAGGGCAACAAGCCGCTCTGCCTGCGCATCCACCGCCAGCACCGGGTGGTGCTCTACGCCTCGGACGACGCCTTTATTGACTTTGCCGTGGTCAACGAGAAGGGCTGGCGCGAGCTGGAGGTTCCGCCCATGACCATGCTCACCATCCGCCACGAGGATGTGCGGGCCATCGAAAACAGCGAATTCCGCTTCATACCCCAGGAGCGCAAAGGGACACTGCCCGAAGGAGTGAATGCATGA
- a CDS encoding gamma-glutamylcyclotransferase family protein, with product MNIGDTAKLNTNPEDAPETILRLFVYGTLKRGYWNHQRFCAQARSIEPAVVWGRLYHLNAGFPALEVPEGLILARGTADPLTDTRRQQVIDTPRFGRPTGDWDLIHGELVTFTYPQRDLPPIDRLEGFRPGGHSMYQRVMVAVLCGRTSIPAWTYWMPCPPYAERVASGEWLRP from the coding sequence ATGAACATTGGAGACACCGCGAAGCTGAACACAAACCCGGAAGACGCTCCCGAGACCATCCTCCGGCTGTTCGTCTACGGTACCCTGAAACGGGGCTACTGGAACCATCAACGCTTCTGCGCCCAGGCTCGCAGCATCGAACCAGCCGTGGTCTGGGGCAGGCTCTACCATCTCAACGCCGGGTTCCCGGCCCTGGAAGTGCCGGAAGGTTTGATCCTGGCCCGGGGCACCGCCGATCCACTGACCGACACCCGTAGGCAGCAGGTGATCGACACGCCACGTTTCGGCCGCCCGACCGGAGACTGGGATCTGATCCACGGAGAGCTGGTGACCTTCACCTACCCGCAGCGCGACCTGCCGCCCATCGACCGGCTGGAAGGCTTCCGGCCCGGCGGGCACAGCATGTACCAGCGGGTGATGGTGGCTGTGCTGTGCGGACGCACCTCGATTCCAGCCTGGACCTATTGGATGCCATGCCCGCCTTACGCGGAGAGAGTCGCCAGCGGCGAGTGGTTACGTCCGTGA
- a CDS encoding helix-turn-helix domain-containing protein translates to MAEIEDRWLSVDEIGKYLGVSSDTVYRWIDKHAMPAHRMGRLWKFKKDEVDEWVKAGGAADKTNGNS, encoded by the coding sequence ATGGCCGAGATAGAAGACCGCTGGTTATCAGTAGACGAGATAGGCAAGTACCTCGGTGTCAGCAGTGACACCGTTTACCGCTGGATCGACAAGCATGCGATGCCCGCCCATCGCATGGGCCGTCTTTGGAAGTTCAAGAAAGACGAAGTCGACGAGTGGGTGAAGGCTGGCGGCGCGGCGGATAAAACAAATGGAAACAGTTGA
- a CDS encoding DNA cytosine methyltransferase, with protein sequence METVDLYEQEPVMLLDKKRSPSIPQPGKETLSSMRERSVVSFFCGCGGLDLGFLGGFSYKGTKVPKLPFKLLAAYDHDDKCVQTYLKNISDHAEVRDLSSYNPIEVPAAEVLIGGFPCQDFATCGPRHGLKSTRGRLYQALIQYMEVHRPLVVIGENVPGLANMKQGDVLNTIKQDIASAGYRVEVWTLFAPDYGVPQRRTRLFIVAVRDDLQGFPVMPKRTHTEEHYRTTRWAIEDLEGISDDSIPNQSQYFRASRAKKGNGQGDETTPADSPSYTIRANAKSRVQFHYSLDRRLTVRECARLQTFPDNFDFPHSATSNIMQIGNAVPPILGNKVARAIAKYLEGVK encoded by the coding sequence ATGGAAACAGTTGATTTATATGAACAGGAACCAGTGATGCTGTTAGATAAGAAAAGAAGCCCTTCCATACCTCAACCAGGGAAAGAAACGCTCTCGTCTATGCGAGAAAGATCCGTGGTTTCGTTTTTTTGCGGATGCGGAGGGCTTGACCTGGGATTTCTCGGGGGCTTTTCGTACAAGGGCACCAAAGTCCCCAAGCTTCCATTCAAACTTCTCGCCGCTTATGACCATGATGACAAGTGCGTTCAGACATACCTCAAGAATATTTCTGATCACGCAGAAGTTCGGGACCTATCCAGCTATAACCCTATCGAAGTTCCGGCCGCCGAAGTTTTGATAGGGGGATTCCCTTGCCAGGATTTCGCCACGTGCGGGCCACGTCATGGGCTGAAGTCCACCCGTGGAAGGTTGTACCAAGCACTGATTCAATACATGGAGGTTCACAGACCCCTTGTCGTCATTGGTGAAAATGTTCCAGGTCTTGCCAATATGAAACAAGGAGATGTGTTAAACACGATAAAACAGGACATCGCTTCGGCCGGATACAGGGTCGAGGTTTGGACTCTTTTTGCTCCAGATTATGGCGTTCCTCAGAGAAGGACGAGACTTTTCATTGTGGCGGTTAGAGACGATTTGCAGGGGTTTCCGGTCATGCCTAAGAGAACTCACACCGAAGAACACTACAGGACGACTCGCTGGGCGATAGAAGATCTTGAAGGGATATCGGACGATTCAATTCCAAACCAGTCGCAATATTTCAGAGCGTCAAGAGCAAAAAAAGGAAATGGCCAAGGAGACGAGACCACGCCAGCCGATTCGCCTTCATACACAATCAGAGCGAACGCGAAGTCCCGTGTGCAGTTTCACTACTCTCTTGATAGACGGTTGACTGTCCGCGAGTGTGCCAGGTTGCAGACGTTTCCAGACAATTTTGATTTTCCCCATTCGGCCACGTCTAACATCATGCAAATTGGCAACGCCGTACCGCCGATTCTGGGAAATAAAGTTGCAAGAGCTATCGCCAAATATCTGGAGGGCGTGAAATGA
- a CDS encoding ATP-binding protein — MKSESLITQVVDITPTPRILRTLGDIPFAAWQCLAELTDNSLDAFSEAENKGKVINGPRVDIHWSSDSVAAYDREIVVQDNGLGMELEVLQKAAKAGYSSNDPIHNLGLFGMGFNIATARLGDETLFLSATPDGTEWVGIKISFEQLIKEQTFSAPVVREPKKTPDESGTKIIVKSLKDGVFAEIRKKESAIRRQLEIIYTPILSRKKVSIFVQGKQLSPRPHCVWSDSRFVVRKGVRVEAIQRINRDLGETYFDSLKNRYLTEDETADLDVSISKGGVSPTHIVKRARRLKGWIGIQRYADPSDFGVDFVRNGRKILVSDKSLFGYENPDTGTYTSEYPVELGSTVGGRIVGELHVDYLIPTYQKNGFDITDRAWRLTLEAVRGAGPILPKKRQALGYDGDNESPLGRLVNAYRRTDPGTKNLAVPNSLAREFAKRFFSGDLEYETDDKWYKVAQESDRERGDGGKGLTPVNSGESPSDDISSYLPGAQSGAGSHTSSPVSTPPQPTPTVAPVPATSDRDLLIQHSDKEESLSGKYSYDTTPGMEITAWRVRDSQIKIQGSRVPCHLYQDGIEVDFFFDPTHPILSEYPLSPKQLLLQGLAEKFALRDPGVSIQAAFIGLVDNHLLEERINPQALQERAHSIVSSIREKLPSLLGHRFAKVKEVIQSVEAEEEELAKRLLDEAPNLLGAYQDSSEESIQSLAFVCDTTIKRLIAEFPEEFMDNKLFAQPFANLKIGNEAMRERLRKNSLERVLSYFSDVILLLQGGRAQSKQELLRHANTLSLLEGLLE; from the coding sequence ATGAAATCAGAGTCGCTAATAACGCAAGTCGTCGACATCACACCCACCCCGAGAATCCTTAGAACGTTGGGGGACATTCCGTTTGCCGCTTGGCAATGCTTGGCGGAACTGACCGACAATTCGCTGGACGCATTTTCTGAGGCTGAAAACAAAGGGAAAGTTATAAATGGCCCCAGGGTCGATATCCATTGGTCCAGTGATTCTGTCGCCGCTTATGATAGAGAAATTGTCGTTCAGGACAACGGGCTCGGCATGGAACTCGAAGTCCTCCAGAAAGCTGCTAAGGCGGGATATTCAAGCAACGATCCTATTCACAACCTTGGACTATTTGGAATGGGTTTCAATATCGCCACTGCCCGACTTGGAGATGAAACTCTTTTCCTTTCGGCGACTCCAGATGGAACTGAATGGGTTGGAATTAAAATCAGTTTTGAACAATTGATAAAGGAGCAAACCTTTTCCGCTCCTGTTGTTAGGGAACCAAAAAAAACTCCGGACGAATCCGGCACTAAAATAATTGTCAAGAGCTTGAAAGACGGCGTTTTCGCGGAAATTAGGAAAAAGGAAAGCGCGATAAGAAGGCAGTTGGAGATAATTTACACGCCGATTCTCAGCAGAAAAAAGGTTTCAATCTTTGTACAGGGAAAGCAGCTTTCGCCTCGTCCACATTGCGTTTGGAGCGATTCAAGGTTTGTGGTCCGTAAAGGGGTTCGAGTAGAGGCGATCCAAAGAATAAACCGAGACCTCGGAGAGACATACTTCGACTCTCTGAAAAACCGCTACCTGACCGAAGACGAAACCGCTGATCTCGATGTCTCGATTAGTAAAGGTGGTGTTTCTCCGACACACATAGTCAAACGTGCTCGTCGGCTTAAAGGTTGGATTGGTATCCAGCGGTATGCCGACCCATCTGATTTTGGTGTGGATTTTGTTCGCAACGGACGGAAAATACTGGTTTCTGACAAATCCCTTTTCGGCTACGAAAATCCGGATACTGGAACTTACACGTCTGAATACCCAGTCGAACTTGGATCGACGGTTGGCGGGAGAATCGTTGGCGAGCTCCATGTTGATTACCTGATCCCGACGTATCAAAAGAATGGGTTTGATATCACAGACAGAGCATGGCGACTCACACTGGAAGCCGTTCGAGGCGCTGGACCGATTCTTCCCAAGAAAAGGCAAGCTTTGGGATACGATGGGGATAACGAGTCTCCTCTAGGTAGATTGGTCAATGCATACAGAAGAACAGACCCTGGCACAAAAAATCTCGCGGTTCCTAATTCACTGGCGAGGGAATTCGCCAAGCGTTTCTTTTCCGGAGACCTAGAGTACGAAACCGATGATAAGTGGTACAAGGTCGCTCAGGAATCAGACAGAGAACGGGGGGATGGCGGTAAAGGCTTGACTCCGGTAAATTCTGGAGAGTCTCCGTCAGATGACATTTCCAGCTATTTGCCCGGCGCTCAATCTGGGGCTGGCTCTCATACCTCCTCTCCTGTCAGTACTCCACCACAGCCAACACCTACTGTGGCTCCCGTTCCGGCGACTTCTGACAGAGATCTCTTGATTCAACATTCTGACAAAGAGGAATCACTGTCAGGAAAATACTCTTACGACACAACTCCCGGAATGGAAATAACCGCTTGGAGAGTGCGTGACAGCCAAATCAAAATCCAAGGAAGCAGAGTGCCATGTCACCTTTATCAGGATGGAATCGAGGTTGATTTCTTTTTCGACCCGACTCATCCAATTCTATCCGAGTACCCACTTTCCCCTAAACAATTGTTGCTGCAGGGCTTGGCAGAAAAATTTGCGCTCCGTGATCCTGGCGTGTCTATTCAAGCGGCGTTTATTGGGCTCGTTGACAATCATTTGCTTGAAGAACGGATCAATCCCCAAGCTCTACAAGAACGGGCGCATTCGATTGTTTCGTCAATACGCGAAAAACTACCTTCTTTGCTCGGGCATCGATTTGCCAAGGTAAAAGAAGTTATCCAGTCTGTTGAAGCTGAAGAGGAAGAACTGGCAAAACGCCTGCTTGATGAGGCTCCAAATCTGCTCGGTGCCTATCAAGACTCCAGTGAAGAATCGATTCAGTCTCTGGCGTTTGTTTGCGACACGACTATAAAACGGCTGATAGCCGAATTTCCTGAAGAGTTTATGGACAACAAGCTTTTCGCGCAGCCTTTTGCCAACCTAAAGATTGGTAATGAGGCGATGCGTGAACGGTTGCGGAAAAACTCCCTTGAACGGGTCCTGTCCTATTTTTCCGATGTTATTTTGCTTCTTCAGGGCGGAAGAGCACAGAGCAAACAAGAACTATTGAGGCACGCGAACACACTGTCTCTGCTGGAAGGACTCCTGGAATGA